A portion of the Brevundimonas pondensis genome contains these proteins:
- a CDS encoding flagellar basal body-associated FliL family protein yields MLKLKLGKKKDAAPEGDDANLPAATEGEGGEGEGAPAKKKLPLLFIIIPAALVVLGGGGAAAFFLMKPKPAEAEAGADHGKAEKKDEKAKKGGDHGGGEGGEADPALGKISAGPDGVTFYTLPDMIVNIQTPDGRPTYLKLKLTLEMKDAALAAHLQEETPRMQDMFQGFLRELRPEDMAGSAGVYQLKVEILRRVNLIAAPGKVDAVLIEEMLVQ; encoded by the coding sequence ATGCTGAAGCTGAAGCTGGGCAAGAAGAAGGATGCGGCGCCGGAAGGCGACGACGCCAACCTGCCCGCCGCAACCGAAGGCGAGGGCGGCGAGGGCGAAGGCGCGCCCGCCAAGAAGAAGCTGCCCCTGTTGTTCATCATCATCCCGGCGGCCCTGGTGGTGCTGGGCGGCGGCGGGGCGGCGGCCTTCTTCCTGATGAAACCCAAGCCGGCTGAAGCCGAAGCGGGCGCTGATCACGGCAAGGCGGAAAAGAAGGACGAGAAGGCCAAGAAGGGCGGTGATCACGGCGGCGGCGAAGGCGGCGAAGCCGATCCCGCTCTGGGCAAGATCTCGGCCGGTCCCGACGGCGTGACCTTCTACACCCTGCCCGACATGATCGTGAACATTCAGACGCCGGACGGTCGCCCGACCTATCTGAAGCTGAAGCTGACGCTTGAAATGAAGGACGCCGCCCTGGCTGCGCATCTGCAGGAGGAGACGCCGCGGATGCAGGATATGTTCCAGGGCTTCCTGCGCGAACTGCGGCCGGAAGACATGGCCGGATCGGCCGGCGTCTATCAGTTGAAGGTCGAGATCCTGCGCCGGGTCAATTTGATCGCCGCCCCGGGCAAGGTCGATGCCGTCCTGATCGAAGAAATGCTGGTGCAGTAG
- the fliM gene encoding flagellar motor switch protein FliM, giving the protein MTDTLATENELDPFGGAADLGADMGAALSERVLNQDEIDSLLGFDMGDGDDSERSGIRAIINSALVSYERLPMLEIVFDRLVRLMTTSLRNFTSDNVEVSLDTISSIRFGDYLNSIPLPAILAVFRAEELDNYGLLTVDSNLIYSIVDVLLGGRRGTAALRIEGRPYTTIERVLVQRMVEVILNDARQAFEPLTPVHFNLDRLETNPRFAAIARPANAAILVKLRIDMEDRGGRVELLLPYSTLEPIRKMLLQQFMGEKFGRDNIWEGHLATELWTTETEVRCVLDEQQMPLSKVLDLKVGDTLMLNATPDSEVSVRAGSIPLTTGRMGRKGQHIAVRVEAPISTDAAARISRENS; this is encoded by the coding sequence ATGACCGACACCCTGGCGACAGAGAACGAGCTGGACCCCTTCGGCGGCGCCGCCGACCTTGGGGCGGACATGGGCGCGGCCCTGTCCGAGCGCGTGTTGAACCAGGACGAGATCGACAGCCTGCTGGGCTTCGACATGGGCGACGGCGACGACTCCGAACGGAGCGGCATTCGCGCCATCATCAACTCGGCCCTGGTCTCCTACGAGCGCCTGCCGATGCTCGAGATCGTCTTCGACCGCCTGGTGCGGCTGATGACGACCAGCCTGCGCAACTTCACCTCCGACAACGTCGAGGTCAGCCTCGACACCATCAGCTCCATCCGTTTCGGCGACTATCTGAACTCGATCCCGCTGCCGGCCATCCTGGCGGTGTTCCGGGCCGAGGAGCTGGACAACTACGGCCTGCTGACGGTCGATTCCAACCTGATCTATTCGATCGTCGACGTCCTGTTGGGCGGGCGTCGCGGCACGGCGGCGCTGCGGATCGAGGGGCGGCCCTACACCACCATCGAGCGGGTGCTGGTGCAGCGGATGGTCGAGGTCATCCTGAACGACGCCCGTCAGGCGTTCGAGCCGCTGACGCCGGTGCATTTCAACCTGGACCGGCTGGAGACCAATCCGCGTTTCGCCGCCATCGCGCGTCCGGCTAACGCCGCCATCCTGGTCAAGCTGCGTATCGACATGGAAGATCGCGGCGGCCGGGTCGAGCTGTTGCTGCCCTATTCGACGCTGGAGCCGATCCGCAAGATGCTGCTGCAGCAGTTCATGGGCGAGAAGTTCGGCCGCGACAATATCTGGGAAGGCCACCTGGCCACCGAACTCTGGACCACCGAAACCGAGGTTCGCTGCGTGCTGGACGAGCAGCAGATGCCCCTGTCCAAGGTGCTGGACCTGAAGGTTGGCGACACCCTGATGCTGAACGCCACGCCGGATTCCGAGGTCTCGGTGCGCGCGGGCTCCATCCCGCTGACCACCGGCCGCATGGGCCGCAAGGGACAGCACATCGCCGTTCGCGTCGAGGCGCCCATCAGCACCGACGCCGCCGCTCGCATCTCCAGGGAGAACAGCTGA
- a CDS encoding DUF6468 domain-containing protein yields MTGIILDSILMLLLVAAIGYGIKLEKKLKALREGQLAFAGAVTELNNAAGRAEKALATLRASGQETDLLHDRIIKARAVKQELEVLIARAPAGLPSRSAAPQVAAPAEEPLELQVPASAVAPLLDDEARARRMASLMERIEGARAVMKAPAARPTAPVEASTPVRQALAANHAAQQSLNRARRSLDEDLFAA; encoded by the coding sequence ATGACCGGCATCATCCTCGACTCCATCCTCATGCTGCTGCTCGTCGCGGCGATCGGCTACGGCATCAAGCTGGAGAAGAAGCTCAAGGCCCTGCGCGAGGGCCAACTGGCCTTCGCCGGCGCTGTGACCGAGCTGAACAACGCTGCCGGTCGCGCCGAGAAGGCCCTGGCGACCCTGCGCGCATCGGGGCAGGAAACCGACCTGCTGCACGACCGGATCATCAAGGCCCGCGCTGTGAAGCAGGAACTGGAGGTGCTGATCGCCCGCGCCCCGGCCGGCCTGCCGTCCCGCTCGGCCGCCCCCCAGGTCGCCGCGCCGGCTGAGGAGCCGCTGGAACTGCAGGTTCCGGCCTCGGCCGTCGCGCCTCTGCTGGACGACGAAGCCCGCGCGCGTCGCATGGCCTCGCTGATGGAGCGGATCGAGGGCGCGCGCGCCGTGATGAAGGCGCCCGCCGCTCGTCCGACGGCGCCGGTCGAAGCCTCCACGCCCGTGCGTCAGGCCCTGGCCGCTAACCATGCTGCGCAACAGAGCCTAAACCGCGCCCGTCGTAGCCTGGACGAAGATCTTTTCGCTGCTTGA
- a CDS encoding MotE family protein: MSKLPRLLPLIAIAIGGVVAVRAAGVAPELFQGATAWAQEAVTAETPGEGGGAAAAKPAPAVCALTPEQLAQQAGISPAELRIIQSLSKRRDALDARDADFATTLPLMVAAEQKLDAKLQALEALKGEISALVGQVDEKEKAETDRLVAVYSAMRPKEAAAVFNTLDDSVRLPVAAAMRPRTLAAIMAQMPPAGARELTEKLARRFQAQQFAARAAAATAGATPAAPAAVPTAAPAAAPTPARTAAPATATSAATPAAAQPAAQPARRPAPRPAAQRPAPRPAARPATLTAAPAEAGPRPYAPPAADAASPAAARQSVQ, encoded by the coding sequence ATGAGCAAGCTGCCCCGTCTTCTGCCCCTGATCGCCATCGCCATTGGCGGGGTCGTGGCCGTGCGCGCGGCGGGCGTGGCGCCGGAGCTGTTCCAGGGCGCGACGGCCTGGGCCCAGGAAGCCGTGACCGCCGAGACGCCGGGCGAGGGCGGGGGAGCCGCCGCCGCCAAGCCGGCGCCCGCCGTCTGCGCCCTGACGCCGGAGCAACTGGCCCAACAGGCGGGGATCTCGCCGGCTGAACTGCGGATCATCCAGTCCCTGTCCAAGCGCCGCGACGCCCTGGACGCGCGCGACGCCGACTTCGCCACCACCCTGCCGCTGATGGTGGCCGCCGAGCAGAAGCTGGACGCCAAGCTGCAGGCGCTGGAGGCCCTGAAGGGCGAGATCTCCGCCCTGGTCGGTCAGGTGGACGAGAAGGAAAAGGCCGAGACGGATCGCCTGGTCGCCGTCTATTCCGCCATGCGGCCCAAGGAGGCGGCGGCCGTGTTCAACACCCTGGACGACAGCGTGCGTCTGCCTGTCGCCGCCGCCATGCGGCCTCGGACCCTGGCCGCCATTATGGCCCAGATGCCGCCCGCCGGCGCTCGCGAACTGACCGAGAAGCTGGCCAGACGTTTCCAGGCCCAGCAGTTCGCCGCCCGCGCCGCCGCCGCGACGGCGGGTGCGACGCCTGCGGCCCCGGCGGCGGTTCCCACGGCGGCTCCGGCTGCGGCCCCGACCCCGGCCCGCACGGCGGCGCCTGCAACGGCCACGTCCGCCGCCACACCCGCCGCCGCGCAACCGGCGGCTCAGCCTGCGCGCCGTCCGGCCCCGCGTCCCGCCGCCCAGCGCCCGGCGCCGCGTCCAGCCGCCCGTCCCGCGACCCTGACCGCCGCTCCCGCCGAGGCCGGACCGCGTCCCTATGCGCCGCCCGCCGCTGACGCCGCGTCTCCGGCTGCAGCGCGTCAGTCGGTTCAGTAG
- a CDS encoding DUF3297 family protein, translated as MSDVLPDRLSVDPDSPFHDADLLMRGVGIRFKGEEKTNVEEYCVSEGWVRLAVGNRVDRRGKALTVKLQGPVEPFLKGE; from the coding sequence ATGTCCGACGTCCTGCCTGACCGCCTTTCGGTCGATCCCGACAGCCCCTTCCACGACGCCGACCTGCTGATGCGCGGCGTGGGCATCCGCTTCAAGGGCGAGGAAAAGACCAATGTCGAGGAATACTGCGTCTCGGAAGGCTGGGTCCGCCTGGCCGTCGGCAACCGCGTCGACCGTCGCGGCAAGGCCCTGACCGTCAAGCTGCAAGGCCCGGTCGAGCCCTTCCTCAAGGGCGAGTGA
- a CDS encoding M28 family peptidase has translation MSFNARLMAASALALGLIATPVLAQDAAVIRAAEQVRDMALQSNIALDYVTQVTTRFGARPAGSRSEQAAADWAADYMRAHGFQNVRIEQFPLVGWERGEESAELLGARPQKLVAAALGHSIATPANGIEADVVFFDGLDALLAAPVGSLNGKIAVVDGGQMVRMQDGSGYGSLSRIRGVGPTEAAKRGAVAFVMRSAGSDEHRMPHTGTTRYVEGKVPLPAFALSAPDADQVARLVKMGEPVRLRLKSTAHTYQTHSQNVIGDIVGATKPDEIIVLGSHMDSWDLGTGAIDDAAGGAITLAAAKLIAEQGRPGRTVRVVLYGSEEVAQPTDTGNGGGAYLRNIGAAGVEKHVIAGESDFGADRIYALGLPPGAQGSDFAKIAARVLRPIGVLPSNEPELHGGVDIGPLAGAGVPVFGLAQDGTRYFDLHHTADDTLDKIDPAQMTQNVAAWAALVRLIADSDVDFRALRSAATPAKP, from the coding sequence ATGTCGTTCAATGCCCGTCTGATGGCCGCCAGCGCATTGGCGCTCGGCCTGATCGCCACGCCGGTTCTGGCCCAGGACGCCGCCGTCATTCGCGCCGCCGAGCAGGTGCGCGACATGGCCTTGCAGTCCAACATCGCCCTCGACTACGTCACCCAGGTCACCACCCGCTTCGGCGCCCGCCCAGCGGGTTCGCGCTCGGAACAGGCGGCCGCCGACTGGGCCGCTGATTACATGCGCGCTCACGGCTTCCAGAACGTTCGCATCGAACAGTTCCCGCTGGTGGGCTGGGAGCGGGGCGAGGAGAGCGCCGAACTGCTGGGCGCCCGCCCGCAGAAGCTGGTCGCGGCCGCCCTCGGCCACTCCATCGCCACGCCCGCGAACGGCATCGAGGCCGACGTGGTCTTCTTCGATGGTCTGGACGCCCTGCTGGCGGCGCCGGTCGGCTCGCTGAACGGCAAGATCGCGGTCGTTGACGGCGGCCAGATGGTGCGGATGCAGGATGGCTCGGGCTACGGCTCGCTGTCGCGCATTCGCGGGGTCGGTCCGACCGAGGCGGCCAAGCGCGGTGCGGTCGCCTTCGTCATGCGCTCTGCCGGTTCGGACGAGCACCGCATGCCGCACACCGGCACCACACGCTATGTCGAGGGCAAGGTGCCGCTTCCGGCCTTCGCCCTGAGTGCTCCTGACGCCGACCAGGTGGCGCGGCTGGTGAAGATGGGCGAGCCGGTGCGGCTGCGCCTGAAGTCCACCGCCCACACCTATCAGACCCACAGCCAGAACGTGATCGGCGACATCGTCGGCGCGACCAAGCCAGACGAGATCATCGTTCTGGGCTCGCACATGGACAGCTGGGACCTGGGCACCGGCGCGATCGACGACGCGGCGGGCGGCGCCATCACCCTGGCCGCGGCCAAGCTGATCGCCGAGCAGGGCCGTCCGGGCCGCACCGTGCGCGTGGTCCTCTATGGATCGGAAGAAGTGGCCCAGCCGACCGACACCGGCAACGGCGGCGGCGCCTACCTGCGCAACATCGGCGCGGCGGGCGTCGAGAAACACGTCATCGCGGGCGAGAGCGACTTCGGCGCCGACCGCATCTACGCCCTGGGTCTGCCGCCCGGCGCGCAAGGCAGCGACTTCGCCAAGATCGCCGCGCGGGTGCTGCGCCCGATCGGCGTCCTGCCTTCGAACGAGCCCGAACTGCACGGCGGCGTGGACATCGGCCCGCTGGCCGGGGCGGGCGTGCCCGTATTCGGTCTGGCGCAGGACGGCACGCGCTACTTCGACCTGCACCACACGGCCGACGACACCCTGGACAAGATCGATCCGGCGCAGATGACCCAGAACGTCGCCGCCTGGGCTGCTCTGGTGCGTCTGATCGCCGATTCCGATGTGGACTTCCGCGCCCTGCGTTCGGCGGCTACACCGGCCAAGCCCTAG
- a CDS encoding site-specific integrase, protein MSETHALMEGKLHVYRRENSRFWQCATYLNGRNHRQSTKETNIAYAREFARDWYLDRVAEDRLRRRGGLVVQAGQPARSEPVPKAQPGEKTFREAAAVFEREYEAMTLGERNPSYVAGKGRVLRLYLNPFFGDLPLSQVTAGRIQEYRLHRVTPPSEPARVRYVKDGRERVGKVRAWKRPSRQTLHNEIVCLRQVLKTANRKGWIAALPDMSSPYRASGKISHRAWFSPQEYKRLYEATRERARNPKKERWREECEQFHDYVLFMVNTGLRPDEAQRLQFRDVSVVVDDATGERILEIEVRGKRGVGYCKSMPGAVLPFQRVKKRKGGEPSDLVFGLVQRELLNAVLDELDLKKDREGNPRTAYSLRHTYICLRLMEGADIYQVAKNCRTSVEMIEKYYASHIANTLDASAINVRKQKPAKRRAASDETT, encoded by the coding sequence GTGTCTGAGACCCATGCGCTCATGGAAGGAAAGCTCCATGTGTACCGCCGCGAGAACAGCCGGTTCTGGCAGTGCGCCACCTATCTGAATGGTCGCAATCACCGGCAGTCGACCAAGGAGACGAACATTGCATACGCGCGCGAGTTTGCGCGCGACTGGTATCTGGACCGCGTAGCGGAGGACCGTCTTCGGCGGCGCGGGGGGCTGGTTGTTCAGGCGGGCCAACCTGCCCGTTCGGAGCCTGTTCCGAAGGCCCAGCCAGGCGAGAAGACGTTCCGCGAAGCGGCAGCGGTCTTCGAGCGCGAGTACGAGGCCATGACGCTCGGTGAGCGCAATCCGTCCTACGTGGCGGGTAAAGGCAGGGTGCTGCGCCTCTACCTCAACCCCTTCTTCGGCGACCTGCCGCTGTCCCAGGTCACCGCCGGGCGTATCCAGGAATATCGGCTGCACCGGGTCACGCCTCCTTCAGAGCCCGCTCGCGTGCGGTATGTGAAGGATGGGCGCGAGAGGGTCGGCAAGGTTCGGGCTTGGAAGAGACCAAGCCGGCAGACCTTGCACAACGAGATCGTCTGCCTTCGTCAGGTGTTGAAGACCGCCAACAGGAAGGGTTGGATCGCAGCGCTGCCGGACATGTCCAGCCCCTATCGCGCCTCAGGCAAGATCAGCCATCGGGCGTGGTTCTCGCCTCAGGAATACAAGCGGCTCTACGAGGCGACCCGCGAACGCGCCCGCAATCCAAAGAAGGAGCGATGGCGCGAGGAATGCGAGCAGTTCCACGACTATGTGCTGTTCATGGTCAACACCGGCCTTCGTCCCGACGAGGCGCAGCGCCTGCAGTTTCGCGATGTCTCGGTCGTGGTCGATGACGCGACCGGCGAGCGTATTCTGGAGATCGAGGTTCGCGGCAAACGGGGCGTCGGCTATTGCAAGAGCATGCCGGGCGCCGTCCTGCCGTTCCAGCGGGTAAAAAAGAGGAAGGGCGGTGAGCCGTCCGATCTCGTCTTCGGGCTTGTGCAGCGTGAACTGCTGAACGCGGTCCTCGACGAGCTCGATCTGAAGAAGGATCGGGAGGGTAATCCCCGCACGGCCTACAGCCTGCGCCACACCTACATCTGCCTGCGTTTGATGGAGGGGGCCGATATCTACCAGGTCGCCAAAAACTGCCGGACCAGCGTCGAGATGATCGAGAAATACTACGCGTCCCATATCGCGAACACGTTGGACGCGTCGGCCATCAATGTCCGCAAACAGAAGCCCGCCAAACGGCGGGCGGCGAGCGACGAGACGACGTAG